A genome region from Halorussus pelagicus includes the following:
- a CDS encoding KaiC domain-containing protein, producing MRPVRGAGYATRSTDEEVGLVTEDDDWFERALREEESEESEEKAETEGEDSERGEETETSNSSEVADLESGTDPDDQPGGFAGAPDPETDDGAAFGTGDETEDFGIEDDGTEGFGMDSDAGFETDETDSGDTGGQSSASESTDSQTSASESASGGFADADPYDDGDDEGLFDEDFASAFESAPGGGGPEGGVDSGGGGGFGVDTSETESGGFGGGGGEFGMGGDDFGGGEPFEDDAFDDEEFESSIPRIDVGIEGLDSMIQGGVPERSLITTIGSAGTGKTTFGLQFLHEALVKGENAVFITLEESHDRIVNTATEKGWDFDEYEEEGSLAVIDLDPIEMANSLTSIRNDLPRLIEQFGATRLVLDSVSLLEMMYDEQSTRRNEIYDFTKSLKDAGVTTMLTSEASEDTAYASRHGIIEYLVDAVFILRYIRSGDDFRETRLAVEIQKIRDANHSREIKPYSITNEGISVYRQANIF from the coding sequence ATGCGGCCAGTCCGAGGTGCCGGATATGCGACGCGCTCGACCGACGAGGAGGTGGGTCTCGTGACCGAGGACGACGACTGGTTCGAGCGCGCACTCCGCGAGGAGGAGAGCGAGGAGTCCGAGGAGAAAGCGGAGACAGAGGGAGAAGATTCCGAACGCGGGGAAGAAACTGAAACGTCCAATTCCTCCGAAGTCGCGGACCTCGAATCCGGTACCGACCCCGACGACCAACCGGGAGGGTTCGCTGGCGCACCTGACCCCGAAACTGATGACGGAGCGGCCTTTGGGACGGGAGACGAGACTGAAGACTTCGGAATAGAGGACGATGGAACCGAAGGCTTCGGAATGGATTCGGACGCCGGTTTCGAGACGGATGAGACCGACTCGGGCGACACCGGCGGGCAGTCGTCGGCCAGCGAGTCCACCGACTCCCAAACGTCGGCGAGCGAATCCGCCAGTGGCGGATTCGCGGACGCCGACCCCTACGACGACGGCGACGACGAGGGACTCTTCGACGAGGACTTCGCCAGCGCGTTCGAGAGCGCGCCCGGCGGCGGCGGTCCGGAGGGCGGCGTAGACTCCGGCGGCGGTGGCGGGTTCGGCGTCGATACGTCAGAAACCGAGTCGGGAGGCTTCGGCGGCGGAGGGGGCGAGTTCGGCATGGGCGGCGACGACTTCGGCGGCGGCGAACCCTTCGAGGACGACGCCTTCGACGACGAGGAGTTCGAGTCGTCGATTCCCCGCATTGACGTGGGAATTGAGGGTCTCGACAGCATGATACAGGGCGGCGTCCCCGAGCGTTCACTCATCACGACCATCGGGTCGGCGGGAACCGGGAAGACGACCTTCGGTCTCCAGTTCCTCCACGAAGCCCTCGTGAAGGGCGAAAACGCGGTGTTCATCACGCTCGAAGAGAGCCACGACCGCATCGTCAACACCGCGACCGAGAAGGGGTGGGACTTCGACGAGTACGAGGAGGAGGGCAGTCTCGCGGTCATCGACTTGGACCCCATCGAGATGGCGAACAGCCTCACCTCCATCCGCAACGACCTGCCGCGACTCATCGAACAGTTCGGCGCGACCCGCCTCGTCCTCGACTCGGTGTCCCTGCTGGAGATGATGTACGACGAGCAATCGACCCGCAGGAACGAAATCTACGACTTCACCAAGAGCCTGAAAGACGCCGGAGTGACGACGATGCTCACCAGCGAGGCCAGCGAAGACACCGCCTACGCCTCCCGACACGGCATCATCGAGTACCTCGTGGACGCCGTGTTCATCCTGCGGTACATCCGGTCGGGCGATGACTTCCGGGAGACGCGGCTGGCCGTCGAAATCCAGAAGATTCGGGACGCGAACCACTCTCGGGAGATCAAGCCCTACTCCATCACGAACGAGGGCATCAGCGTCTATCGACAGGCGAACATCTTCTGA
- a CDS encoding HAD family hydrolase: protein MTLSAVVFDFDYTLTVPDRPRQDVLDEATAAVGAPDLSREEYLDAHSRHLDSPDRTPIFADILPEDSDTDPEALSEAYREKVADSLVAVEGVAGLLADLREEYALGLLTNGPTDAQMSKLDRFDWVDNFEAVVVTGDLEAGKPDERAFEAVLSDLGVAPENAVYIGDDVDADVKGARNAGMYAIQVVFEGGPDPHADADAHVERDALATELPEILKTL from the coding sequence ATGACTCTCTCCGCTGTCGTCTTCGACTTCGACTACACGCTGACGGTTCCCGACCGCCCGCGACAGGACGTGCTGGACGAGGCGACCGCGGCGGTCGGTGCGCCTGACCTGTCCCGCGAGGAGTATCTCGACGCCCACTCTCGACACCTCGACAGTCCGGACCGCACGCCCATCTTCGCCGACATTCTCCCCGAGGACAGCGACACGGACCCCGAGGCGCTGAGCGAGGCGTACCGCGAGAAAGTGGCCGACTCGCTGGTCGCGGTCGAGGGCGTCGCGGGCCTGCTCGCGGACCTCCGCGAGGAGTACGCGCTCGGCCTGCTCACCAACGGTCCCACGGACGCCCAGATGAGCAAACTCGACCGCTTCGACTGGGTGGACAACTTCGAGGCGGTCGTCGTCACGGGCGACCTTGAGGCCGGAAAGCCCGACGAGCGTGCGTTCGAGGCCGTCCTCTCGGACCTCGGCGTCGCCCCGGAGAACGCGGTCTACATCGGCGACGACGTTGACGCCGACGTGAAGGGCGCGCGGAACGCGGGGATGTACGCGATACAGGTCGTCTTCGAGGGCGGACCCGACCCGCACGCCGACGCCGACGCGCACGTCGAGCGCGACGCGCTGGCGACCGAGTTGCCCGAGATACTGAAAACTCTATAG
- a CDS encoding HFX_2341 family transcriptional regulator — translation MQTHIVPVGFDYDRLIAPLVRDQLDVDRVILLEGAVGSEANVEYSQNLSKKLEQDFRNLLGATTERVVVADVYDYDAAFEQAYDLINAELDEGREVWVNISAMPRTVSFAFATAAHSVMVEREEDREKIHTYYTAPEKYLETELAEELRRQTDLLEDLSADDADPGDEAERIEERLKSARDLLSEFDERGTTIGAKEINDGHIAELPVALFSNVKPFEEVILFKLGEEGEFESVSELAEALARELNEEYTDSFRSKVIYNVDRLGPGGKGYIEQEERGKSYRTKLSRIGELWVRAHANGEAGT, via the coding sequence ATGCAGACCCACATTGTCCCGGTCGGGTTCGACTACGACCGGCTCATCGCGCCGCTCGTGCGCGACCAGTTGGACGTTGACCGCGTCATCCTGTTGGAAGGTGCGGTCGGGAGCGAAGCCAACGTCGAATACTCCCAGAACCTCTCGAAAAAACTCGAACAGGACTTCCGGAATCTCTTGGGCGCGACCACCGAACGCGTCGTCGTCGCGGACGTGTACGACTACGACGCCGCCTTCGAGCAGGCCTACGACCTCATCAACGCGGAACTGGACGAGGGCCGAGAGGTCTGGGTCAACATCTCCGCGATGCCCCGGACGGTCAGTTTCGCCTTCGCCACGGCGGCCCACTCCGTGATGGTCGAGCGCGAGGAGGACCGCGAGAAGATTCACACCTACTACACCGCCCCGGAGAAGTACCTCGAAACCGAACTCGCCGAGGAGCTTCGCCGCCAGACGGACCTGCTCGAAGACCTCTCGGCGGACGACGCGGACCCCGGCGACGAAGCCGAGCGCATCGAGGAACGCCTCAAGAGCGCCCGCGACCTGCTCTCGGAGTTCGACGAGCGCGGGACCACCATCGGCGCGAAGGAGATAAACGACGGCCACATCGCGGAACTCCCGGTCGCGCTCTTCTCGAACGTCAAGCCCTTCGAGGAGGTCATCCTGTTCAAACTCGGCGAGGAGGGCGAGTTCGAGTCGGTCTCGGAACTCGCCGAAGCCCTCGCGCGCGAACTGAACGAGGAGTACACCGACAGCTTTCGGTCGAAGGTCATCTACAACGTCGATAGGTTGGGTCCCGGCGGCAAGGGGTACATCGAGCAGGAGGAACGCGGGAAGTCCTACCGGACGAAGCTGTCCAGAATTGGGGAGTTGTGGGTCCGAGCGCACGCGAATGGCGAGGCCGGAACGTAG
- the pyrF gene encoding orotidine-5'-phosphate decarboxylase, whose amino-acid sequence MTFFDRLRERIRRTEGLLAVGLNPDRSRLPDDCLEYDYPRRAFTRRIVDATYERVAAYSVNPAYYADSEGWTSLAETVAYAQGRGVPVVLDGKYADLPNPDADLLDRVDAVTVSPYWGRAALRPALDSDLGVFVTCRTPNPGAAALQDRRIATDGNEASSEDGEIEGERDEENDDESAGGDPTVADAVADLAASWATDARADVGLLVGGESDDLERLRERAPDLPFLAVGGARNEPEVAAWAAPEGGPNEGVGLVEATREVLYAGETVGAGRGRGRSRGQDDYAGAAGQSARRLSRQLNRHRK is encoded by the coding sequence ATGACCTTCTTCGACCGCCTCCGGGAGCGAATCCGGCGCACGGAGGGCCTGCTTGCGGTGGGCCTGAACCCCGACCGCTCGCGGCTTCCCGACGACTGTCTGGAGTACGACTACCCCCGGCGGGCGTTCACCCGCCGTATCGTGGACGCGACCTACGAGCGCGTCGCCGCCTACAGCGTGAATCCGGCGTACTACGCCGATTCGGAGGGATGGACCTCACTGGCCGAAACCGTCGCCTACGCGCAGGGTCGGGGCGTCCCGGTCGTCCTCGACGGCAAGTACGCCGACCTGCCGAACCCCGACGCCGACCTGCTCGACCGGGTGGACGCCGTGACGGTCTCGCCGTACTGGGGTCGCGCGGCCCTTCGGCCTGCGCTCGACTCGGACCTCGGCGTGTTCGTGACCTGCCGGACGCCGAATCCGGGCGCGGCGGCGCTTCAGGACCGACGGATTGCGACCGACGGGAACGAAGCGAGCAGCGAAGACGGCGAAATCGAGGGCGAGAGAGACGAAGAGAACGACGACGAATCCGCGGGCGGCGACCCCACAGTGGCCGACGCCGTCGCCGACCTCGCGGCGTCGTGGGCCACCGACGCACGGGCGGACGTAGGCCTGCTGGTCGGCGGAGAGAGCGACGATCTCGAACGCCTCCGAGAGCGCGCGCCGGACCTGCCCTTCCTCGCGGTCGGCGGGGCGCGAAACGAACCGGAAGTCGCGGCGTGGGCCGCGCCGGAGGGCGGCCCGAACGAGGGCGTCGGTCTGGTCGAAGCGACGCGGGAAGTCCTCTACGCGGGCGAGACCGTCGGAGCGGGACGCGGTCGGGGTCGGTCCCGCGGACAGGACGACTACGCCGGGGCGGCGGGGCAGTCGGCCCGCCGCCTCTCGCGGCAACTGAACCGCCACCGAAAATAG
- a CDS encoding type IV pilin translates to MVAIVVILAVTVSVFAFGFTEKTTEAGPIVGQSSGKLVPQDGSDDGIVRITHLGGDTIQVSNMEVVVDASDACGKHGRLVNLPVPSSGNDIEDSNIEGDDIFDQRAYGFSGVPGPNAIHESEYAATDEVAFRITSSACPITQGDEITVRIVHTPTNSVVIKQTLTAS, encoded by the coding sequence ATGGTCGCTATCGTGGTGATACTCGCGGTGACAGTTTCGGTGTTTGCGTTCGGGTTCACCGAAAAAACGACCGAAGCAGGACCTATTGTCGGTCAATCGAGCGGTAAGCTCGTCCCTCAAGACGGTAGTGACGATGGCATCGTCCGAATAACACACCTCGGCGGGGACACGATACAGGTGTCTAACATGGAAGTCGTCGTTGACGCGTCGGATGCCTGCGGGAAACACGGTCGATTGGTCAACTTGCCAGTCCCCTCAAGCGGCAATGACATCGAAGATTCGAACATCGAGGGCGATGATATCTTCGACCAGAGAGCATACGGCTTCTCCGGCGTACCCGGCCCAAACGCGATTCACGAGTCGGAGTACGCAGCCACCGACGAAGTTGCATTCCGTATCACTTCTAGCGCCTGTCCGATTACTCAGGGGGACGAAATTACCGTTCGTATCGTCCACACACCGACAAACTCGGTTGTAATCAAGCAAACACTGACCGCGTCGTAG
- a CDS encoding DMT family transporter, translated as MRRYRNVALFVALAAVWGSAFMAIKAGLTYFPPVLFAAIRYDIAGVLMLAYAVYATDRWRPRTSGEWQLVAVGATLLIAGYHAFLFVGEQYTTSAVAAVIVSLSPVLTTGFARLFLPSERLTPAGIAGLLLGLVGVVVLSDPNPNNLVTSNAVGQVLVFAAAGSFALGSVLTRRIDVELPIETMEAWSMVLGALLMHAVSFARPSESLAAVRWTPEAIWAIAYLSIAASALGFLVYFDLLERLGPIEINFVSYVAPVFAALSGWWFLGESIDLTTVAGFLVIFAGFCLLKRETLASELPKLRAVVTRR; from the coding sequence GTGAGAAGATACCGGAACGTCGCGCTGTTCGTCGCATTGGCCGCGGTCTGGGGGTCGGCATTTATGGCCATCAAGGCCGGACTCACCTACTTCCCGCCGGTTCTCTTCGCGGCGATTCGCTACGACATCGCGGGCGTACTGATGTTGGCCTACGCCGTCTACGCCACCGACCGCTGGCGACCCAGAACCAGCGGCGAGTGGCAGTTAGTTGCAGTCGGCGCAACGCTCCTGATTGCGGGCTACCACGCCTTTCTGTTCGTCGGCGAGCAGTACACGACCAGCGCCGTCGCCGCCGTCATCGTTAGCCTGAGTCCCGTCCTGACGACGGGGTTCGCGCGTCTCTTTCTCCCGAGCGAGCGACTGACCCCGGCGGGTATCGCGGGACTCCTCCTCGGACTCGTCGGCGTGGTCGTCCTGAGCGACCCGAATCCGAACAACCTCGTGACCTCGAATGCGGTGGGGCAAGTGCTCGTGTTCGCCGCCGCCGGGTCGTTCGCGCTCGGGAGCGTCCTGACCCGCCGCATCGACGTCGAACTCCCCATCGAGACGATGGAGGCGTGGTCGATGGTCCTCGGCGCACTTTTGATGCACGCCGTTAGCTTCGCCCGGCCGAGCGAGTCGCTGGCCGCGGTCCGCTGGACGCCCGAGGCTATCTGGGCGATAGCGTACCTCTCCATCGCGGCGAGTGCGCTCGGGTTCCTCGTCTACTTCGACCTACTGGAGCGACTCGGTCCCATCGAAATCAACTTCGTCTCCTACGTCGCGCCCGTCTTCGCGGCGCTCTCGGGGTGGTGGTTCCTCGGCGAGAGCATCGACCTCACGACGGTCGCGGGCTTCCTCGTCATCTTCGCGGGATTCTGTCTACTGAAGCGCGAGACGCTGGCCAGCGAACTCCCGAAACTCCGCGCCGTCGTGACCCGGCGCTGA
- a CDS encoding aldo/keto reductase, which translates to MELDTVSLGPTGTTVSELAFGTWRFGREDDEGNVEIGEKRAHKLLDAYADAGGNFIDTADMYGDGRSEEFIGNWLSDREREDFVVASKIYWPTRDDPNGQGLSRKHLQNNIDEILERLGTDYVDLLYIHRWDDETPAEEFMRTLDEFVRDGKVNYLGTSTLDPNAWKVAKANELADKRGYEPFKLAQPRYNLANREIEGNYLEMCADYDIEVVPWSPLAGGFLTGKYNRGEKPAEGTRGATDQQFRDSYLTAENFDALEAVEAVAEEVGASPAQVSLAWLTDHEQVTAPIVGARTVKQLEENLAATNIDLSAEQFQRLAEAK; encoded by the coding sequence ATGGAACTCGATACGGTCTCGCTCGGTCCGACCGGGACGACGGTCAGCGAACTCGCGTTCGGGACGTGGCGCTTCGGCCGAGAAGACGACGAGGGGAACGTCGAAATCGGCGAGAAGCGCGCCCACAAGCTCCTCGACGCCTACGCCGACGCGGGCGGGAACTTCATCGACACCGCCGACATGTACGGCGACGGGCGGAGCGAGGAGTTCATCGGCAACTGGCTGTCCGACCGCGAGCGCGAGGACTTCGTCGTCGCCTCGAAGATTTACTGGCCGACGCGCGACGACCCGAACGGACAGGGCCTCTCGCGCAAGCATCTCCAGAACAACATCGATGAGATTCTGGAGCGTCTCGGAACCGACTACGTGGACCTGCTCTACATCCACCGCTGGGACGACGAGACGCCCGCCGAGGAGTTCATGCGCACGCTCGACGAGTTCGTGCGCGACGGCAAGGTCAACTACCTCGGAACCTCGACGCTCGACCCGAACGCGTGGAAGGTCGCTAAGGCCAACGAACTGGCGGACAAGCGCGGCTACGAACCGTTCAAACTCGCCCAGCCGCGGTACAACCTCGCCAACCGCGAAATCGAGGGCAACTATCTCGAAATGTGCGCCGACTACGACATCGAGGTCGTCCCGTGGAGTCCGCTCGCGGGCGGATTCCTCACTGGGAAGTACAACCGCGGCGAGAAACCGGCGGAGGGAACCCGCGGCGCGACCGACCAGCAGTTCCGCGACTCGTATCTCACCGCGGAGAACTTCGACGCGTTGGAGGCTGTCGAAGCCGTCGCCGAGGAAGTCGGTGCCAGTCCCGCACAGGTCAGCCTCGCGTGGCTGACCGACCACGAGCAGGTCACGGCACCCATCGTCGGCGCGCGCACGGTCAAACAGTTGGAGGAGAACCTCGCGGCCACCAACATCGACCTCTCGGCCGAGCAGTTTCAGCGACTCGCCGAGGCGAAGTGA
- a CDS encoding NAD(+)/NADH kinase encodes MRVGIVAQKGNSQTAVLADRIRETLPEEVSVRLDTATAEQLDREGYPVDEMDDCDLVVSIGGDGTFLFAARGAGATPILGVNLGEVGFLNGVAPDDAVETVKAVVAGYRETDTIPSRDVPRLRAEGEGDWSVHPALNEIVVQGPQRGHGEGLDYEVRVDDRVFTTGHGDGVLVSTPTGSTAYNLSEGGPLVHPETDALVVTEMCAAESMPPLVVPEDSAVEIRATGAEFGYVSADSTRKRVEFPERVRVSPTEEPTHIAEPSSDFFRALGKLD; translated from the coding sequence ATGAGAGTCGGCATCGTCGCCCAGAAGGGCAACTCGCAGACCGCCGTGTTGGCCGACCGGATACGCGAGACTCTGCCAGAGGAGGTGTCGGTCCGTCTGGACACCGCGACTGCCGAGCAGTTGGACCGCGAGGGCTACCCCGTGGACGAGATGGACGACTGCGACCTCGTGGTCTCCATCGGCGGCGACGGGACGTTCCTCTTCGCGGCCCGCGGCGCGGGAGCGACGCCGATTCTGGGCGTCAACCTGGGCGAGGTCGGATTCCTGAACGGCGTCGCGCCGGACGACGCGGTTGAGACCGTCAAGGCGGTCGTCGCGGGCTATCGAGAGACGGACACGATTCCCTCGCGGGACGTGCCCCGCCTTCGGGCCGAGGGCGAGGGCGACTGGTCGGTCCACCCTGCGCTGAACGAAATCGTCGTTCAGGGACCCCAGCGCGGCCACGGCGAGGGTCTCGACTACGAGGTCCGGGTGGACGACCGCGTGTTCACTACCGGACACGGCGACGGCGTGTTGGTCTCGACGCCGACCGGAAGCACGGCGTACAACCTGAGCGAGGGCGGTCCGCTCGTCCATCCCGAGACGGACGCGCTCGTCGTCACCGAGATGTGCGCCGCCGAATCGATGCCGCCGCTGGTCGTGCCGGAGGACAGCGCGGTCGAAATCCGCGCGACGGGCGCGGAGTTCGGCTACGTGAGCGCCGACAGCACCAGAAAGCGAGTCGAGTTCCCCGAACGAGTGCGGGTCTCCCCGACGGAGGAACCGACCCACATCGCCGAACCGTCGAGCGACTTCTTCCGGGCGCTCGGAAAGCTCGACTGA
- a CDS encoding DUF2240 family protein has product MSLRSTVAAPFQQKGRESMPESEFVVALSLDRDWFSPDQAERLIDVATGQGLLARDDGDVAAEFDPGEVEIPEEFVPDESILQEQSTFEKLLDKVVSAGTDKQTAVAEINDLQSRLGVTIEAAAVVYARRRGVDASAETTEAREELRN; this is encoded by the coding sequence ATGAGTCTCCGAAGTACGGTGGCCGCCCCGTTCCAGCAGAAGGGCCGCGAGTCGATGCCCGAGAGCGAGTTCGTCGTCGCGCTGTCGCTGGACCGCGACTGGTTCTCGCCCGACCAAGCCGAACGGCTCATCGACGTGGCGACCGGACAGGGTTTGCTGGCCCGCGACGACGGCGACGTGGCCGCGGAGTTCGACCCCGGCGAGGTCGAGATTCCCGAAGAGTTCGTCCCTGACGAGTCCATCCTCCAAGAGCAGTCCACTTTCGAGAAGTTGCTCGACAAGGTGGTCTCGGCCGGGACCGACAAGCAGACCGCGGTGGCCGAAATTAACGACCTGCAGAGTCGCCTCGGCGTGACCATCGAGGCCGCCGCGGTGGTCTACGCCCGGCGGCGCGGCGTTGACGCCAGCGCGGAGACCACCGAGGCCCGTGAGGAACTGCGGAACTGA
- the mptA gene encoding GTP cyclohydrolase MptA: MDEQLPDVQASEPDVTVGLNRVGVTGVTKLVELARPEKRPIVLTAEFEVLVDLPSWRKGADMSRNMEVVDEILEDAVSEPTYRVEDVCGEAAERLLEKHDYTSKAEVEMEAEYMIKDRTPESDRPTQATADIIASATATEEGTREQIGARVTGMTVCPCSQGMMGQTAREKLEELGVGEAEVREFLQEIPQAGHSQRGHATLTVESEGAPEVNLMELIEVARDSMSARIYNLAKRPDEDHMTFEAHANAKFVEDCVRDMAEGVVSEFPDLPDDAVVTMKQSNDESIHQHNAHAERVAEVGSLREELADD; the protein is encoded by the coding sequence ATGGACGAACAACTGCCGGACGTGCAGGCGTCGGAACCCGACGTGACTGTCGGACTGAATCGTGTCGGCGTCACCGGCGTCACGAAGTTGGTCGAACTCGCTCGCCCCGAGAAGCGACCCATCGTGCTGACCGCAGAGTTCGAGGTCCTCGTTGACCTGCCGAGTTGGCGGAAGGGCGCGGACATGAGTCGCAACATGGAGGTCGTTGACGAGATTCTGGAGGATGCGGTGAGCGAACCGACCTACCGCGTCGAGGATGTCTGTGGCGAGGCCGCCGAGCGACTGCTGGAGAAACACGACTACACCTCGAAGGCCGAGGTCGAGATGGAGGCCGAGTACATGATAAAGGACCGGACGCCCGAGAGCGACCGGCCGACGCAGGCCACGGCCGACATCATCGCCAGCGCCACCGCGACCGAGGAGGGCACCCGCGAACAAATCGGCGCGCGCGTCACCGGCATGACGGTCTGTCCCTGCTCGCAGGGGATGATGGGACAGACCGCCCGCGAGAAACTCGAAGAGTTGGGCGTCGGCGAGGCAGAGGTCCGAGAGTTTCTCCAAGAGATTCCGCAGGCGGGCCACTCCCAGCGCGGTCACGCCACCCTGACCGTCGAGAGCGAGGGCGCGCCGGAAGTCAACCTGATGGAACTCATCGAGGTTGCGCGCGACTCGATGAGCGCGCGCATCTACAACCTCGCCAAGCGCCCCGACGAGGACCACATGACCTTCGAGGCCCACGCGAACGCGAAGTTCGTCGAGGACTGCGTGCGCGACATGGCCGAGGGCGTCGTGAGCGAGTTCCCGGACCTGCCGGACGACGCCGTGGTGACGATGAAACAGAGCAACGACGAGTCCATCCACCAGCACAACGCCCACGCCGAGCGCGTGGCCGAGGTGGGATCGCTCCGCGAAGAACTGGCCGACGACTAA
- a CDS encoding DUF1405 domain-containing protein: MLPDRADLPRYLAPLPESLEDFALRYAWLIVAVNLAGTAFGFWYYGFHPLPLSDPLITLQFAVEPPVMWPFVPDSPMATFFIAASLALWKLGRNSEVVNALAFFGCLKLGLWTPFTLLAFMEGFSYNSVLMYNFLFWSHLGMVAEAFLIHRYSDFPVGAVFVAVVWYGFNDVVDYFIPVVGTPHHTTLPGQEALANGFSHPSPTHEIAAAGAVVITLAATFLALATRVKKLEVSVN, encoded by the coding sequence ATGCTCCCCGACCGGGCCGACCTGCCGCGCTATCTCGCTCCCCTGCCGGAGTCGCTGGAGGATTTCGCGCTCCGGTACGCGTGGCTCATCGTCGCGGTCAACCTCGCCGGGACCGCGTTCGGCTTCTGGTACTACGGGTTCCACCCGCTCCCGCTCTCGGACCCGCTGATAACGTTGCAGTTCGCCGTCGAACCCCCCGTGATGTGGCCGTTCGTCCCCGATAGCCCGATGGCGACGTTCTTCATCGCGGCCAGCCTTGCGCTCTGGAAACTCGGCCGCAACTCCGAGGTGGTCAACGCGCTGGCGTTCTTCGGCTGTCTCAAACTCGGTCTCTGGACGCCGTTCACCCTGCTGGCGTTCATGGAGGGCTTTTCGTACAACTCGGTGTTGATGTACAACTTCCTATTCTGGAGCCACCTCGGCATGGTCGCCGAGGCGTTCCTGATTCACCGCTACAGCGACTTCCCGGTCGGCGCGGTGTTCGTCGCCGTGGTCTGGTACGGCTTCAACGACGTGGTGGACTACTTCATCCCCGTCGTCGGAACGCCCCACCACACCACGCTTCCCGGCCAAGAGGCGCTGGCGAACGGGTTCTCCCACCCGTCGCCGACCCACGAAATCGCGGCCGCCGGTGCAGTCGTGATTACCCTCGCGGCGACGTTCCTCGCGCTGGCGACGCGCGTGAAGAAGTTGGAAGTGAGTGTGAACTGA